A single Aspergillus puulaauensis MK2 DNA, chromosome 7, nearly complete sequence DNA region contains:
- a CDS encoding uncharacterized protein (COG:S;~EggNog:ENOG410QEF7): MAYRGRQRAFCCTPASGESPFLPVPLEFLFDNPPDADDPDFNLQVDDTWGTGETQSDSEDEPDDASFGFVVITAPEEVHVSLDKRDGSPWELMDCPDSDSEEAHTIRMVCTDSSDSAKCDHIHRGYGVPGTILQLPDRCGPGRYAVAKAFAQSKNQNLPGHLSKRGLDGRSVYDLTFDYNFQRVPRDFGDAQMRIDFSNQPGYWDSVVDRPGGTAAERHTRKTKRDGSGYHQNRKRWMEDEWRDAYHHGGMHREEIQKRWFGEDVFNWLAELISVGEAEVTKELNHHVNEKVELLLIDQQFGPCPVGPAQAQANIKSSITAEIDVETSFGLTIITSLHEGMDLSRSYLYFRNAGEVNAKFELDAVASLTYSTGDIKLLGLDDFPGATFRIPGVVTIGPNLAVYASADASLVVAGHLEAAVTLASWEIQQTYPENDEHPPQALDQPDWEAKTVGKPTFDASVSANGEIAIHLKPTVTFGIVFDDRWKVDRCTVDLVLDGYVIGHAEAEWSLNGDNSCPFRYGIDAGSNIYAQLEAPDLFGWGGSHRVTLASVPRKQITPPTCPSGDAKIIKRWIADDTTNSSQANSPSRDAAFPVMQNIHEKRDTLTLGPLVTIPDSFLKCPGDDSGSSNCVMCSMYGTDDSESEKSISLSVREDEDDSCPFYPPGNDGRCTDRSLFERANTEAKTMEFSFLNGGQKFTYLRYPTCNAASGGPDKISKWFLPEFMLSNSKDPNDQTRCSAKTVKRNAVKGANGKYLIDGLAGLPAGSFRSEHIFEVHIVSAFLKWVCAGEGYTYSLLPNGVEFPAGWTRPDATWCSNAFGGPSGGIQWARGKVTKNWVMHTTDVLGSNSNQDLLVLYHYKPNEQKQVMTDGRDKPFKTDPNTLSLVRTYADVIMMTATVFDYLRTFKAQWQGPSQDIEKISAEFDHEYTVAVNGGNKPGGTPIGMPPKPKGVKHWGLRTLWCYFIDNHLSLEEEQWNIWHKSKKSKMEKSPEQAAKDFAAQTMTNGDAKLANFKFPQPNPKNAIPGTGGGLNAQSRFGMWGDNGLGRIGL; the protein is encoded by the exons ATGGCGTATAGGGGTCGACAGAGAGCCTTCTGCTGCACACCAGCCAGCGGCGAGTCTCCGTTTCTTCCTGTCCCGCTGGAGTTTCTCTTCGACAATCCCCCAGACGCAGACGACCCTGACTTCAATCTCCAAGTGGATGATACTTGGGGGACTGGGGAAACTCAATCTGACAGCGAGGATGAGCCAGAT GATGCCTCCTTCGGGTTCGTGGTCATCACTGCGCCTGAGGAAGTCCATGTCAGTTTAGACAAACGAGACGGTTCCCCCTGGGAGTTGATGGACTGccccgacagcgacagcgaggAAGCCCATACCATCCGCATGGTCTGCACCGACTCCAGTGACTCTGCCAAGTGTGACCATATCCATCGGGGATACGGTGTCCCTGGAACTATTCTCCAGCTACCTGACCGCTGTGGCCCCGGTCGATATGCCGTGGCCAAGGCTTTCGCGCAGTCTAAGAACCAGAATCTCCCTGGCCATCTTAGCAAACGTGGCCTTGACGGTAGATCTGTCTATGATCTGACCTTCGACTATAACTTCCAACGCGTGCCCCGGGATTTCGGCGATGCGCAGATGCGGATCGATTTCAGCAACCAGCCTGGCTACTGGGACTCCGTGGTCGACCGGCCTGGTGGGACAGCGGCAGAACGACACACCAGAAAGACCAAGCGCGATGGAAGCGGATATCACCAGAACCGCAAGCGCTGGATGGAGGACGAGTGGCGCGATGCCTACCATCACGGTGGGATGCATCGCGAGGAGATTCAGAAGCGGTGGTTTGGCGAGGACGTGTTCAACTGGCTTGCCGAGCTCATATCTGTCGGCGAGGCAGAAGTGACCAAGGAGCTCAATCATCATGTTAACGAGAAGGTCGAGCTGCTCCTGATAGACCAGCAATTCGGGCCGTGTCCAGTCGGTCCcgcgcaggcgcaggccaACATCAAATCCAGCATCACCGCGGAAATCGACGTCGAAACATCCTTTGGTTTGACAATCATAACATCGCTGCATGAGGGAATGGATCTGAGCAGGTCCTACCTGTATTTCAGAAACGCCGGCGAAGTGAACGCCAAGTTTGAACTAGACGCCGTCGCCTCGCTGACCTATTCGACAGGCGATATAAAGCTGCTCGGGCTGGACGACTTCCCAGGTGCAACGTTCCGCATTCCTGGAGTTGTTACTATCGGTCCTAACCTTGCCGTGTATGCCTCTGCCGATGCCTCCCTTGTCGTCGCGGGGCATCTGGAAGCAGCAGTGACTCTGGCCTCATGGGAGATTCAACAAACCTACCCGGAAAACGACGAACACCCTCCTCAAGCCCTCGACCAGCCTGACTGGGAGGCCAAGACCGTTGGGAAGCCCACATTCGATGCGTCTGTCAGTGCTAATGGCGAGATTGCCATCCATCTCAAGCCTACTGTGACATTCGGCATTGTGTTCGACGACCGGTGGAAGGTGGATCGTTGTACGGTAGATCTCGTGCTGGACGGCTATGTTATCGGGCACGCAGAGGCAGAGTGGTCTCTCAACGGCGACAACAGCTGTCCCTTCCGCTACGGCATTGATGCTGGATCCAATATCTACGCCCAGCTGGAAGCCCCCGACCTGTTTGGATGGGGTGGCAGCCACCGCGTCACGCTCGCCTCGGTCCCTCGCAAGCAAATCACCCCTCCAACATGCCCTAGTGGCGATGCTAAGATCATTAAACGATGGATAGCCGACGATACCACCAACAGTTCACAAGCGAACAGTCCCTCGCGGGATGCTGCATTTCCGGTCATGCAGAATATCCATGAAAAGCGAGACACGCTTACTTTGGGACCCCTGGTCACAATCCCCGACAGTTTCCTGAAATGCCCCGGCGATGATAGTGGATCGTCGAACTGTGTGATGTGCTCGATGTATGGGACAGATGacagcgagagcgagaagagcaTTTCCCTGTCCGTAcgcgaggacgaggatgattcATGTCCTTTCTACCCACCCGGGAACGATGGGCGGTGCACGGATCGCAGTCTGTTTGAACGCGCCAACACCGAGGCCAAGACAATGGAATTTAGCTTTTTAAATGGAGGGCAGAAGTTTACATATCTGCGGTATCCCACATGCAATGCCGCCAGCGGTGGGCCAGACAAGATTTCAAAG TGGTTTCTTCCCGAGTTTATGCTGTCCAATTCCAAGGATCCAAACGACCAGACGCGATGCTCGGCGAAAACGGTGAAGCGAAACGCCGTCAAGGGTGCCAACGGTAAATACTTAATTGACGGCCTCGCCGGTCTCCCAGCGGGGAGTTTCCGCTCAGAACACATATTTGAGGTGCATATCGTCAGCGCGTTTCTAAAATGGGTATGTGCAGGCGAGGGCTACACGTACTCACTTCTACCTAACGGCGTGGAATTCCCTGCTGGGTGGACACGGCCGGACGCCACATGGTGCTCGAATGCCTTCGGAG GGCCTAGTGGCGGCATTCAGTGGGCCCGAGGAAAGGTCACCAAGAACTGGGTCATGCATACCACCGACGTGCTGGGAAGCAATTCAAATCAAGATTTACTCGTCCTCTATCATTACAAGCCGAATGAGCAGAAACAGGTCATGACGGACGGCCGAGACAAACCATTTAAGACCGATCCTAACACCCTTAGCCTGGTCAGAACGTATGCAGATGTGATTATGATG ACTGCAACAGTCTTTGACTACTTGAGGACCTTCAAGGCTCAATGGCAGGGCCCCAGTCAAGACATTGAAAAGATATCAGCCGAGTTCGACCACGAATACACGGTTGCAGTAAACGGTGGGAACAAGCCTGGGGGGACTCCAATTGGCATGCCCCCCAAACCGAAAGGCGTCAAGCACTGGGGGCTGCGCACGCTATGGTGCTACTTCATCGACAACCATCTGTccctggaggaagagcagtggAATATCTGGCACAAGTCCAAAAAGtccaagatggagaagagccCCGAGCAGGCCGCAAAGGACTTCGCCGCACAAACCATGACGAATGGGGATGCGAAATTGGCAAACTTCAAGTTCCCCCAGCCCAACCCCAAGAACGCAATTCCAGGGACTGGGGGTGGCTTGAATGCGCAGAGTCGGTTTGGGATGTGGGGGGACAACGGGCTGGGCAGGATAGGGCTGTAG
- a CDS encoding uncharacterized protein (CAZy:GH18;~COG:G;~EggNog:ENOG410PJY5;~InterPro:IPR036861,IPR011583,IPR029070,IPR001223, IPR017853,IPR001002,IPR018371;~PFAM:PF00187,PF00704;~SECRETED:SignalP(1-20);~go_function: GO:0008061 - chitin binding [Evidence IEA];~go_process: GO:0005975 - carbohydrate metabolic process [Evidence IEA]), translated as MAGHMLVLAFLLCFLSTSIANRHYDSDDALDISSNPLNLLLRDEYNCGKNKPCANGACCGKSGYCGFGAKYCGTSGESPNDACWSNCDAHAECGKDAKKPGTKCPLNVCCSEFGFCGTTDEFCGEGCQSGCKQPGSGASSGNVQQRIIGYYEAFKHDTSCQGMTIKQIPVESLTHVNYAFAYISPDDYEIGPMPDIPERTLTDFTALKERNPNVVLGVSLGGWTFNDNHTDTQVVFADLSSTSEKRSKFIKNLLSFMRHYGFNAVDLDWEYPGAPDRQPEDWDSADDGKDYVKLMQDIRKAFKDQGLDYELSFTAPTSYWYLRWFEIHDMVEAVNYINLMSYDLHGVWDSDNPIGNQVLGHTNLTEINLALNLLWRNDVPARKVNMGLAFYARTFELKDKHCRKPGCEFKHGGKKGACTDTEGILAYSEIIDIIAENDIDPVYDKENAIKYIVWNENQWISYDDQQTFQQKIKFFNEKGLGGLLLWAIDQDDRNRDALRGVLYPQDLVMTDSLKDDVSYWQSQHPGDCQTTECGKRCTPGFIEMESLSCPDGSDSEWRICCPLSSAPDPSTCQWRGGDNGGGLCNGQCHGGEVALSSAVNGGNGHCADGRQFYCCPIPEVAAGGGINCGWKPQCAEDQEMLTFAGSFLGAVSDALDFGGLVGQALGDLLDSVDADVSQRYCCSKEEIENWKDCYWAGRGGRGIHSCDDNHCATGHEVELTLSGYGEGENCGITRVESYRSGM; from the exons ATGGCGGGACACATGTTGGTCCTTGCCTTTCTTTTATGCTTTCTTTCCACATCCATAGCAAACCGACACTATGACTCTGACGACGCCTTGGATATCTCGTCAAACCCATTGAACCTACTCTTACGCGACGAGTACAACTGTGGAAAAAACAAGCCGTGTGCAAACGGTGCATGCTGTGGCAAGTCTGGCTATTGTGGCTTTGGCGCAAAATACTGCGGAACATCTGGGGAGTCCCCCAACGATGCCTGCTGGAGCAACTGTGATGCACATGCGGAGTGCGGTAAGGATGCAAAGAAGCCCGGCACCAAGTGTCCTCTCAACGTCTGTTGCAGCGAGTTTGGCTTCTGCGGTACTACTGATGAGTTCTGCGGTGAAGGATGCCAAAGTGGATGTAAACAgcctggctctggtgctTCGTCTGGCAATGTACAGCAGCGCATTATCGGATACTACGAGGCTTTCAAACATGACACCTCCTGCCAGGGGATGACGATCAAGCAGATTCCTGTTGAGAGTCTGACTCATGTCAATT ATGCATTCGCGTACATCTCCCCCGACGACTACGAGATTGGCCCAATGCCCGATATCCCGGAAAGGACCCTGACAGACTTCACTGCCCTCAAGGAGCGCAACCCAAACGTGGTTCTAGGCGTCTCGCTAGGTGGATGGACGTTCAATGATAACCATACCGACACCCAGGTTGTCTTTGCTGATCTGAGTTCTACATCGGAAAAGCGGTCCAAGTTCATCAAGAACCTCCTTTCATTCATGCGTCACTACGGGTTCAATGCCGTCGATCTGGACTGGGAGTATCCTGGTGCACCGGATCGCCAGCCTGAGGACTGGGATAGCGCAGACGATGGCAAGGATTACGTGAAGCTGATGCAGGACATCCGCAAGGCCTTCAAAGATCAGGGCTTGGATTACGAGCTCTCCTTTACAGCACCCACCTCTTACTGGTATCTGCGCTGGTTTGAGATTCACGATATGGTCGAGGCCGTCAACTATATTAATCTGATGAGTTACGATCTTCATGGCGTCTGGGACTCTGATAACCCCATTGGAAACCAAGTGCTGGGACATACCAACCTTACAGAAATCAACCTGGCGTTGAATCTTCTCTGGAGGAACGACGTCCCGGCGCGAAAGGTGAACATGGGGCTTGCCTTTTACGCACGTACCTTTGAGCTCAAGGACAAGCACTGTCGCAAACCAGGCTGTGAATTCAAACACGGCGGCAAAAAGGGTGCCTGCACTGACACCGAGGGCATCCTGGCGTACAGCGAGATTATTGATATTATTGCTGAAAATGACATCGACCCGGTCTATGACAAGGAGAATGCTATCAAGTACATTGTCTGGAATGAGAACCAGTGGATCTCTTATGATGACCAGCAAACCTTCCAACAAAAGATTAAGTTCTTCAATGAGAAGGGACTGGGAGGGCTGTTGCTCTGGGCCATTGACCAGGATGACCGCAACCGCGATGCCCTTCGCGGCGTGCTCTATCCGCAGGACCTGGTCATGACCGACAGTCTCAAAGATGATGTTAGCTACTGGCAGAGCCAGCACCCGGGTGACTGTCAGACAACAGAGTGCGGCAAGCGCTGTACTCCTGGCTTTATTGAAATGGAGAGTCTCTCGTGTCCTGatggcagcgacagcgagTGGCGCATCTGCTGCCCGCTCTCGTCTGCCCCCGATCCCAGCACCTGTCAGTGGCGTGGCGGCGACAACGGTGGAGGCCTGTGCAACGGCCAGTGCCATGGTGGTGAAGTTGCCCTGTCGTCGGCTGTTAATGGGGGCAACGGCCATTGCGCAGATG GCCGTCAATTCTACTGCTGCCCTATACCCGAGGTTGCTGCCGGTGGTGGCATTAACTGCGGCTGGAAGCCGCAATGCGCTGAGGACCAGGAGATGCTAACATTCGCAGGGAGCTTCTTGGGTGCTGTTTCTGATGCATTGGACTTTGGTGGTCTGGTTGGACAGGCACTGGGAGACCTGCTGGACAGCGTTGACGCGGATGTTTCTCAGCGGTACTGCTGTTccaaggaggaaatcgagaaCTGGAAAGACTGCTACTGGGCG GGGAGAGGCGGTCGAGGCATCCATAGCTGCGACGACAATCACTGCGCCACGGGGCATGAAGTCGAGCTCACCCTGAGCGGCTATGGCGAGGGCGAAAACTGCGGCATAACGCGAGTTGAATCCTACAGATCTGGAATGTAG
- a CDS encoding uncharacterized protein (COG:S;~EggNog:ENOG410PKHR;~InterPro:IPR018392,IPR036779;~PFAM:PF01476;~SECRETED:SignalP(1-22)), with translation MPSPTTLLFQAILVHLVTVTWSWQLFPDSEVGDYSEKCADALATNITSCIPAVGGISTDTFYSQHALDVICKTKCRDELRNYEKAVTEQCRGAFYTNDWGTENPISAVASTLVFNFDQVCLKNEGQYCNLVLGNLTQNGGDECNKCLLLQLRDQAQFPYGSGPAVYSSVYPSFTSSCKFTGYPATVVPRPSSSPSSTPTSSSSASPTATGCSGTKYTIKEGDTCQSVSKSQSIATFQLLLDNNLRAYCANFPKAGDLCIKNKCSTYTVQKGDTCKSVAKAHNISTVQLRSYNPWIDGGCYNFNRTIGTEICMDEPGDKYHAPSSVVTSTAVPSTASTAVPTPTNVADNSTRTCGKYYEIKKGDSCDTIVQELLISREDFLILNPGLNTNCTNLLLGVSYCVLPVGDMENYPGAPGYMPSISKIPWDSLPDATYTPMLKPDKLPLAPRTVRDCATIFDGRDLQFNLPGVSGCQVVHAFWGVSVADLLQWNPSLKGTSNNSTDCSFSKEYRYCIDKGSGAATSTSPTPSSSRLAV, from the exons ATGCCATCTCCCACTACACTCCTGTTCCAGGCCATTTTGGTTCATCTTGTCACTGTCACCTGGAGCTGGCAGCTCTTCCCAGACTCGGAGGTCGGCGACTACAGTGAGAAATGCGCAGACGCTCTTGCAACCAACATTACATCCTGCATTCCAGCGGTGGGCGGCATCAGCACTGACACTTTCTACTCTCAGCACGCCCTCGATGTCATTTGCAAGACCAAATGCCGCGACGAGTTGAGAAATTACGAGAAAGCTGTGACAGAGCAATGCCGTGGAGCCTTTTACACCAACGACTGGGGCACCGAGAACCCCATATCTGCTGTTGCAAGCACCCTGGTTTTCAACTTCGACCAGGTCTGTTTGAAGAATGAAGGACAATATTGCAATCTCGTGCTGGGGAATCTGACCCAGAACGGAGGCGACGAGTGTAACAAgtgcctgctgctgcaactGCGAGACCAGGCCCAGTTTCCCTATGGAAGCGGGCCTGCTGTCTACTCGAGCGTCTATCCCAGCTTTACTTCCTCTTGTAAATTCACAGGCTATCCAGCGACAGTTGTTCCTcgtccttcatcctcccc CTCTTCCACACcgacatcctcttcctcagcgTCACCCACGGCCACCGGCTGCAGCGGCACAAAATACACGATTAAAGAAGGAGATACTTGTCAATCTGTCTCCAAGTCTCAGAGCATCGCAACCTTCCAACTGCTGCTGGATAATAATCTTCGAGCTTATTGTGCCAACTTCCCCAAAGCAGGCGATCTGTGCATTAAGAATAAGTGTTCAACATACACAGTGCAGAAGGGCGACACCTGCAAGAGCGTCGCGAAGGCGCATAACATCTCGACTGTGCAGTTACGGTCCTATAACCCTTGGATTGACGGAGGATGCTACAACTTCAACCGAACAATCGGCACTGAAATATGCATGGACGAGCCAGGAGACAAATACCATGCACCATCCAGTGTAGTTACGTCCACGGCCGTCCCCTCTACGGCCAGCACTGCAGTGCCTACGCCAACCAACGTCGCGGACAACAGTACGCGGACTTGCGGCAAGTACTATgagatcaagaagggcgATAGCTGCGATACCATCGTCCAGGAGCTTTTGATCAGCCGAGAGGACTTTCTCATTCTGAACCCGGGTCTGAATACCAA CTGCACCAACCTCCTTCTGGGCGTCAGCTACTGCGTTCTCCCAGTTGGCGACATGGAGAACTATCCTGGTGCGCCTGGCTACATGCCTTCGATCTCCAAGATCCCATGGGACAGTCTACCGGACGCAACCTACACGCCCATGCTGAAACCAGACAAGTTGCCACTTGCCCCACGTACCGTCAGAGACTGCGCAACAATATTCGATGGCAGAGATTTGCAATTCAACCTGCCGGGTGTCAGCGGCTGCCAAGTCGTCCACGCCTTCTGGGGAGTCTCTGTGGCTGATCTGCTGCAGTGGAACCCGTCGCTTAAAGGAACGAGCAACAACTCTACCGACTGCAGCTTCAGCAAGGAATACCGCTATTGTATAGACAAGGGATCGGGGGCCGCGACATCGACCTCACCTACGCCGTCCTCAAGCAGACTGGCTGTATGA
- a CDS encoding uncharacterized protein (COG:S;~EggNog:ENOG410PNDT;~TransMembrane:7 (o13-32i44-70o90-115i122-144o172-192i204-228o240-260i)) — MGYYGGLGPMTNGVHWAETIIIAVFVGLRFYTRQHILNAVGVDDYLCCLALVLHIVYTIFVSIASHYGLGRLAADVGDMTVYFEAVKYELFSQVAGIMVIGVGKLAVGTFLLRIIRNKVQIAFIHVCLVITVIITLFASITVVVQCSPVEKSWNPTVKGHCWINFSNVGYTVGSWFVAMDFSFAILPWFVVWDLNMKQKEKITVACGLSLGIFAGVCGIVRTVALSGLNASEYIYDTVPMLIWSATESCATIMCSSIPVLRPLYTRLRYGKDGKGSSTGDSSYKLPMYAKGRHYGRLSKSGLDTTVTGATETVYPKTVITPGTNNGSNEDILRGAAGIERTDEISVSYEQFTRKA; from the exons ATGGGCTACTACGGCGGCCTGGGTCCCATGACCAACGGGGTCCATTGGGCAGAGACCATCATCATTGCTGTCTTCGTGGGACTCAGATTCTATACACGACAGCATATATTGaatgctgttggtgttgatgactACCTGTGTTGTCTCGCCCTG GTCCTCCATATCGTTTACACTATCTTCGTCAGCATTGCAAGCCACTATGGGCTGGGGCGGTTGGCCGCGGATGTCGGGGATATGACCGTATACTTTGAGGCCGTCAAGTATGAATTGTTCAGTCAAGTTGCAGGGATTATGGTCATCGGGGTGGGCAAGCTGGCCGTTGGCACATTTCTCCTCCGAATCATCCGCAACAAGGTCCAAATCGCCTTCATCCATGTCTGCCTTGTGATTACTGTCATCATCACTTTGTTCGCCAGCATCACCGTCGTAGTGCAGTGCTCCCCGGTCGAGAAGAGCTGGAACCCAACAGTCAAGGGACACTGTTGGATCAATTTCTCCAACGTTGGCTACACTGTCGGAT CATGGTTTGTCGCCATGGACTTCTCGTTCGCAATTCTCCCGTGGTTCGTTGTCTGGGACCTCAACatgaagcagaaggagaaaatCACCGTGGCCTGCGGTCTCAGTCTTGGAATCTT TGCCGGTGTTTGCGGTATTGTCCGCACTGTGGCCCTCTCCGGCCTGAATGCCTCTGAGTATATTT ATGATACTGTTCCAATGCTCATCTGGTCCGCTACCGAAAGCTGCGCAACAATTATGTGTTCATCAATCCCCGTCCTGCGACCTCTATACACGCGTCTCCGGTACGGCAAGGATGGCAAGGGAAGCTCCACTGGAGACTCGAGCTACAAGCTTCCCATGTATGCCAAGGGACGGCATTATGGAAGACTTTCCAAATCTGGTCTGGACACTACTGTGACCGGGGCGACTGAAACCGTCTACCCAAAGACCGTCATCACCCCTGGTACCAACAATGGAAGCAACGAGGATATCCTtcgcggtgctgctggcATCGAGAGGACGGACGAGATTTCAGTCAGCTATGAGCAATTCACACGCAAGGCGTGA
- a CDS encoding uncharacterized protein (COG:S;~EggNog:ENOG410PKY5;~InterPro:IPR001077,IPR036388,IPR016461,IPR029063, IPR036390;~PFAM:PF00891;~go_function: GO:0008168 - methyltransferase activity [Evidence IEA];~go_function: GO:0008171 - O-methyltransferase activity [Evidence IEA]) has protein sequence MTARSSRKPLMQNISPRECREDEVCISIMSTATQDIFIDQRAEPSKSAVSTLTEEITASLDEPPQTQGIISALDAVKPQLFGGNEVDRLQVRAAARRLLARVETPYERAWGFCFEHPVVFAALQTCIDLGLWKSWTGAGGGEKSIDELVQLTSPTIETNLLRRFFRLLAAFYVVEETAEDKFKPTPFSYAIGDESTKVRASLQAASYQYLAAGQNLPGYLAKTSYKEPTDFMSNNYTDTDTDNLDFFGRLQQSPTHYEAFTGHMEAWTAWKTPWTKVYDTSRLLDGATLDNGSPFVVDVGGNTGIDISHVLAKHPELPAGALILQDLPEIIAKAQVDDKITAMVHDFWLPQPAKGSRAYFMHAVLHDWPDDKAKQLLANTRDAMVKGYSKLLVYDIVLPPTGASISQTTMDVEMMSLLSAAERTQGTWQKLLTEAGFNIVNFWPDPQQYEMIIEAEVA, from the exons ATGACagcccgcagcagcagaaagccTCTCATGCAAAACATCTCACCCCGAGAGTGCCGAGAAGACGAAGTCTGCATCAGCATCATGTCCACTGCAACCCAGGATATCTTTATCGACCAGCGAGCCGAGCCCTCCAAGAGCGCAGTGTCCACTCTAACCGAGGAAATCACCGCCTCTCTTGATGAGCCCCCTCAAACCCAGGGAATAATCTCGGCTCTTGATGCAGTCAAGCCTCAGTTGTTTGGCGGCAATGAAGTCGACCGTCTGCAGGTTCGCGCTGCTGCACGTCGACTGCTAgcgagagtcgagactccCTACGAGCGTGCGTGGGGGTTCTGTTTCGAACACCCTGTGGTGTTCGCCGCTCTGCAGACATGCATCGATCTGGGCCTTTGGAAGTCCTGGACTGGTGCAGGAGGTGGTGAGAAGTCCATCGACGAACTGGTCCAGCTTACCTCTCCCACCATTGAAACAAATCTACTGC GCCGATTCTTCCGCCTGCTGGCAGCTTTCTATGTGGTTGAAGAAACCGCAGAGGACAAATTCAAGCCGACTCCCTTCTCGTACGCCATCGGCGATGAGAGCACCAAGGTTCGGGCCTCGCTTCAAGCAGC GTCGTATCAATACCTGGCGGCTGGCCAGAACCTGCCGGGCTACTTAGCAAAGACATCCTACAAAGAACCCACGGACTTCATGTCGAATAACTACACCGACACTGACACGGATAACCTCGACTTCTTCGGGCGACTTCAGCAGAGTCCCACCCACTATGAAGCTTTCACCGGCCACATGGAGGCCTGGACCGCATGGAAGACGCCGTGGACCAAGGTGTACGATACTTCCAGATTGCTGGACGGGGCCACTCTGGACAACGGATCTccttttgttgttgatgtcggaGGAAACACCGGAATCGACATTTCCCATGTCCTTGCGAAGCACCCGGAACTCCCTGCGGGGGCTCTCATTCTACAGGATCTGCCGGAAATAATTGCAAAGGCGCAGGTGGATGACAAGATAACTGCCATGGTTCATGACTTTTGGCTTCCACAGCCGGCGAAAG GGAGTCGAGCCTACTTCATGCATGCGGTCCTCCACGACTGGCCCGATGACAAGGCAAAGCAGCTACTTGCTAATACTAGAGATGCCATGGTCAAGGGGTACTCCAAGCTCCTCGTTTACGACATCGTTCTCCCTCCAACAGGCGCCAGTATTAGCCAGACAACAATGGACGTCGAGATGATGTCGCTGCTGTCGGCTGCAGAGCGAACGCAGGGGACATGGCAGAAGTTGCTGACCGAAGCTGGCTTTAACATTGTCAACTTCTGGCCCGACCCTCAGCAATACGAGATGATCATCGAAGCCGAGGTTGCATAG